A single region of the Blattabacterium sp. (Cryptocercus kyebangensis) genome encodes:
- a CDS encoding PD-(D/E)XK nuclease family protein, with protein sequence MIFRIAISRLNNFLSKNLDIRIILFISRLQLLNKCEKEFIKKIIQLEKGSIYNLYKKNMLIKDPSDFLIKKKIKKTSINDIYLNHIKIISVSKEIEQVKIVEKLVYKMIKNGVKPYKIGLILGDKYLAIPLFNSLKKILGKNLSISINYPLKNLPIHSTFFSIFELLLKKEKLKKFYGKDILRILSDGYIQKFFIKKNLSFIVDKWNTENSNFIPESTINKYLSKSDINIIFQIKTHNTKKCIIGILSFIRKLKILFFSNSKKHLLELKFLSKLEIYMQKIKILVRKAENHFFGIKDLFNIYKQFINTEKIPYRRNNPKGLHIIEFMESNFENFENTIITSVNEGFIPTDRIKKYNTFIPFDIRNKFNLPIFQENEEIYHYHFRKILRNSRNIYLIYKNQPDELNSGEKSRFIHQIEISSKLITEKKKNFPFLFSKSKISPIVIKKTESMIQRLDKISTNGLSPSSINLYNYNPLLFYYKKILGLNDPEKISLKQQVGKIIHKILEILYHPIKGYLITIDWINKMKKNYEYITEKVLLKSIKNPFIKGKNMLINSIIKNYIKNFISWEEKFVHKGHKILIKELEFSTSTILDIGNHKVNLYGIIDRIDEYDGITRIIDYKIGISKTKKIHIPLNKIENIFQDPNYRNTMQLLIYMYLWFKSTIFLGCKIHPPIISIVSPEKDKNNSILTIPVIFFHQKKKFITYECYVKIFLPLLINKISEILNPKIPIIEKKISDF encoded by the coding sequence ATGATTTTTAGAATAGCTATTTCTCGTTTAAATAATTTTTTATCAAAAAACTTAGATATACGAATCATACTATTTATTTCCAGACTACAACTATTAAATAAATGTGAAAAAGAATTCATAAAAAAGATAATACAATTAGAAAAAGGATCTATATATAATTTGTATAAAAAAAATATGCTAATAAAAGATCCTTCCGATTTTCTCATTAAAAAAAAGATAAAAAAAACTTCAATAAACGATATTTATCTTAATCATATAAAAATCATTAGTGTTTCTAAAGAAATAGAACAAGTTAAAATAGTAGAAAAATTGGTCTATAAAATGATAAAAAATGGGGTAAAACCATATAAAATTGGTCTTATTTTAGGAGATAAATATTTAGCGATCCCATTATTTAATTCCCTAAAAAAAATTTTAGGTAAAAATCTATCTATATCCATCAATTATCCATTAAAAAATCTCCCTATTCATTCTACATTTTTTTCAATTTTTGAATTATTGTTAAAAAAGGAAAAATTAAAAAAATTTTATGGAAAAGATATACTAAGAATATTATCAGATGGGTATATACAAAAATTTTTTATCAAAAAAAATTTATCGTTTATAGTAGATAAATGGAATACGGAAAATTCAAATTTTATTCCAGAATCCACAATAAATAAATATTTATCTAAAAGTGATATAAATATCATTTTTCAAATAAAAACTCATAATACTAAGAAATGTATTATTGGTATTCTAAGTTTTATTAGAAAATTGAAAATTCTATTTTTTTCAAATTCAAAAAAACATTTATTAGAATTAAAATTTCTTTCGAAATTGGAGATTTATATGCAAAAAATAAAAATATTAGTCAGAAAAGCAGAAAATCATTTTTTTGGAATAAAAGACTTATTCAATATCTATAAACAATTTATAAATACAGAAAAAATACCATATAGACGAAATAATCCAAAAGGATTGCATATAATAGAATTTATGGAGTCCAATTTTGAAAATTTTGAAAATACAATTATAACTTCCGTTAATGAAGGTTTTATTCCAACAGATAGAATAAAAAAATATAATACTTTTATTCCTTTTGATATTAGAAATAAATTCAATCTCCCCATTTTTCAAGAAAATGAAGAAATTTACCATTATCATTTTAGAAAAATTTTGAGAAATTCAAGAAATATTTATTTGATTTACAAAAATCAACCAGATGAACTTAATTCTGGAGAAAAAAGTCGTTTTATTCATCAAATAGAAATAAGTTCAAAACTTATCACAGAAAAGAAAAAAAATTTTCCATTTCTATTTTCAAAATCGAAAATATCTCCTATTGTGATAAAAAAAACAGAATCAATGATTCAACGTTTAGATAAAATATCTACTAATGGTTTATCTCCTTCTTCCATTAATCTGTATAATTATAATCCTCTTCTTTTTTACTACAAAAAAATTCTTGGATTAAATGATCCAGAAAAAATTTCGCTAAAACAACAAGTAGGAAAAATAATACACAAAATATTAGAAATCTTATATCATCCTATTAAAGGATATTTAATTACTATAGATTGGATCAATAAAATGAAAAAAAATTACGAATATATTACAGAAAAAGTATTATTAAAATCTATAAAAAATCCCTTTATAAAAGGTAAAAATATGTTAATCAATTCTATAATAAAAAATTATATAAAAAATTTTATTTCCTGGGAGGAGAAATTTGTTCATAAAGGTCATAAAATTTTGATTAAAGAATTAGAATTTAGTACTTCTACAATATTGGACATTGGGAATCATAAAGTTAATTTATATGGAATCATAGATCGAATAGACGAATATGATGGAATTACACGTATTATTGATTATAAAATAGGAATATCAAAAACAAAAAAAATACATATTCCTTTGAATAAAATTGAAAATATATTTCAAGATCCCAATTATCGAAATACTATGCAATTACTGATTTATATGTATTTATGGTTTAAATCCACTATCTTTTTAGGATGCAAAATTCATCCACCAATTATTTCTATTGTTTCACCAGAAAAAGATAAAAATAATTCAATATTAACAATTCCTGTAATTTTTTTTCATCAAAAAAAAAAGTTTATTACATATGAATGTTATGTAAAAATTTTTCTACCATTACTGATTAATAAAATTTCTGAAATTTTAAATCCAAAAATTCCAATTATAGAAAAAAAAATTAGTGATTTTTGA
- a CDS encoding bifunctional riboflavin kinase/FAD synthetase — translation MKIYSFIDEFSSFLPCVFTLGFFDGVHIGHKKVIQNLIFRARGKYCSVLLTFNPHPKEVLIPRKNILYLNTLSERIHHIKKTGIEHLIVHPFTQDFSKLRTKDFFQKILFSKMKIKKIITGYDSHLGKNRDGSSHQLKKFSKSYGFQFYQVNPYKYKKKIISSTNIRKSLLKGNIEWANKALGYLYSLSGYVIKGKGIGKTLDFPTANIQIDEKKLIPKKGVYAVKINIFNPFYQGMMNIGICPTVDKKNKKIKIEVHIFDFYQEIYGKKIDIFIVKRIREEKKFRSLQDLKKQIKKDQIKIEYFFERNRLNKIFYCDKKN, via the coding sequence TTGAAAATTTATTCATTCATTGATGAATTTTCTTCCTTTTTACCGTGTGTATTTACACTTGGTTTTTTTGATGGAGTTCATATAGGACATAAAAAAGTGATTCAAAATTTAATTTTTAGAGCAAGAGGAAAGTATTGTTCTGTTTTACTAACTTTTAATCCACATCCTAAAGAAGTACTAATTCCAAGAAAAAATATTCTATATTTAAATACTCTTTCTGAAAGAATCCATCATATAAAAAAAACCGGAATAGAACATTTGATTGTACATCCTTTTACCCAAGATTTTTCAAAATTAAGAACTAAAGATTTTTTCCAAAAAATTTTGTTTTCTAAAATGAAAATTAAGAAAATTATAACTGGATATGATTCTCATTTGGGAAAAAATAGAGATGGATCTTCCCATCAATTAAAAAAATTTTCTAAATCATATGGATTCCAATTTTATCAAGTAAATCCTTATAAATATAAAAAAAAAATTATTAGTTCTACCAATATACGAAAATCTCTTTTAAAAGGAAATATAGAATGGGCTAATAAGGCTTTAGGTTATTTATATAGCTTATCTGGTTATGTGATAAAAGGGAAAGGGATAGGAAAAACATTAGATTTTCCCACAGCTAATATACAAATAGATGAAAAAAAATTAATTCCAAAAAAAGGAGTTTATGCTGTAAAAATAAATATTTTTAATCCTTTTTATCAAGGGATGATGAATATAGGAATCTGTCCTACTGTTGATAAAAAAAATAAAAAAATAAAAATTGAAGTGCATATTTTCGACTTTTATCAAGAAATATATGGAAAAAAAATTGATATTTTTATCGTTAAAAGAATTCGTGAAGAAAAAAAATTTAGATCCCTTCAGGATCTGAAAAAACAAATAAAAAAAGATCAAATAAAAATAGAATATTTTTTTGAAAGAAATCGTTTAAACAAAATTTTTTATTGTGATAAAAAAAATTGA
- the atpD gene encoding F0F1 ATP synthase subunit beta yields the protein MNKKKLKGKIIKIIGPVIDVSFKDGSFLPKIYDALEVKLSKKNRIILEVQQHIGEHSVRCISMEVTDGLKRGQEVYIIGGPISIPIGESINGRVFNVLGEPIDGLFPLDQSNSRPIHNRPPEFKDLSTDTEILYTGIKVIDLIEPYPKGGKIGLFGGAGVGKTVLIQELINNVAKKHGGHSVFAGVGERTREGNDLLREMLESGIIKYGDSFMESMKKGYWDLSKVDKESLKKSKAVFVFGQMNESPGARVRVALSGLTLAEYYRDQVLKKKGQDVLFFIDNIFRFTQAGSEVSALLGRIPSSVGYQPTLSSEMGSMQERITSTKKGSITSVQAVYVPADDLTDPAPSITFSHLDATTVLSRKIASLGIYPAIDPLDSSSRILSPDLIDKDHYYCAQRVKEILQKYNSLQDIIAILGIEELSEKDKLIVYRARRVQRFLSQPFHVAKQFTGMEGEFVKIEDTIKGFNMIMDGELDHLPEMSFNLKGTIEQVIETGKKILSST from the coding sequence ATGAATAAAAAAAAATTAAAAGGAAAAATAATTAAAATTATAGGACCAGTTATTGATGTTTCTTTTAAAGATGGATCTTTTCTTCCTAAAATTTACGATGCATTAGAAGTAAAATTATCCAAAAAAAATAGAATTATATTAGAGGTTCAACAGCATATTGGAGAACATAGTGTTCGTTGTATTTCTATGGAAGTAACAGATGGATTAAAAAGAGGTCAAGAGGTGTATATTATAGGAGGGCCAATTAGTATTCCTATAGGAGAATCTATTAATGGTAGAGTCTTTAATGTTTTAGGAGAACCTATTGATGGATTATTCCCTTTAGATCAATCTAATTCTAGACCTATTCATAATAGACCTCCAGAATTTAAAGATTTATCTACAGATACAGAAATATTATATACGGGGATCAAAGTTATTGATTTGATTGAACCTTATCCAAAAGGAGGTAAAATTGGATTATTTGGTGGTGCTGGAGTAGGAAAAACTGTTTTAATACAAGAGTTAATCAATAATGTAGCGAAAAAACATGGGGGACATTCTGTATTTGCTGGTGTAGGAGAAAGGACAAGAGAAGGAAATGATTTATTACGAGAAATGTTAGAATCAGGAATTATAAAATATGGAGATTCATTTATGGAATCTATGAAAAAAGGATATTGGGATCTTTCTAAGGTAGATAAAGAATCCTTAAAGAAATCTAAAGCCGTTTTTGTTTTTGGACAAATGAATGAATCTCCAGGAGCAAGAGTTAGAGTAGCATTATCAGGATTAACATTAGCGGAATATTACAGGGATCAAGTTTTGAAAAAAAAAGGACAAGATGTTTTATTTTTTATAGATAACATATTTAGATTTACTCAAGCTGGATCAGAAGTTTCTGCTTTGTTAGGTAGAATTCCTTCATCTGTAGGTTATCAGCCTACTTTATCATCTGAGATGGGATCTATGCAAGAAAGAATTACATCTACTAAAAAAGGATCTATTACTTCAGTCCAAGCTGTTTATGTTCCTGCAGATGATTTAACAGATCCTGCTCCTTCTATTACATTTTCGCATTTGGATGCAACAACAGTTCTTTCAAGAAAGATAGCTTCTTTGGGAATCTATCCAGCAATAGATCCATTAGATTCTTCCTCACGTATTTTATCTCCGGATCTCATAGATAAAGATCATTATTATTGTGCGCAACGGGTTAAAGAAATTTTGCAAAAATATAATTCTTTACAAGATATCATTGCTATTCTAGGTATAGAAGAACTTAGTGAAAAAGATAAATTAATAGTTTATAGAGCTAGACGTGTTCAACGTTTTTTATCTCAACCATTTCATGTAGCAAAACAGTTTACGGGTATGGAAGGAGAATTTGTAAAAATTGAAGATACAATTAAAGGATTTAATATGATAATGGATGGGGAATTAGATCATCTTCCGGAAATGTCTTTTAATTTAAAAGGTACTATTGAACAAGTTATAGAAACAGGAAAAAAGATTTTATCTTCTACATAG
- a CDS encoding F0F1 ATP synthase subunit epsilon: MQVTIIDFKKILYQDIAISIIAPGLNGYFQILENHASFISVLGYGLIKLSKSFNEKIFKIKINGGFLRVKNNFVVVIL, translated from the coding sequence ATGCAGGTAACGATTATTGATTTTAAAAAAATCTTATATCAAGATATAGCAATTTCTATTATAGCTCCTGGATTGAATGGTTATTTTCAAATATTAGAAAATCATGCTTCATTTATTTCTGTATTGGGTTATGGATTAATAAAATTAAGTAAATCATTTAATGAAAAAATTTTTAAAATAAAAATAAATGGAGGATTTTTACGAGTTAAAAATAATTTTGTTGTAGTTATTTTATAG
- the pdxA gene encoding 4-hydroxythreonine-4-phosphate dehydrogenase PdxA, producing the protein MNYKKKKIKVGISTGDINGIGIEIFLKVCRKKKLLDFFTPVLFGSTKLCSYYGKILNIEVNNIREIKNLKEIVDYKINVLNIWKEDVRFDLIKITPESGKYPISSLKKATKALKDGRIDVLVTAPVNKKWMNFKGFHFLGHTEYLQSVLDGESLMLMIHESLKIALMTHHLPLKNVSSKITIKKILKSIKILHKSLKIDFSIEKPKIAVLGCNPHSGENGLLGDEEKTKIKPAIDILFQDQGLLVFGPYPPDSFFGNNSYRNFDAVLAMYHDQGLIPFKTLTFNEGVNFTAGLSHIRTSPDHGVAYDIAKKGIANENSFKEAIFSAIKIFKNRKEYMKIISSKSRFL; encoded by the coding sequence ATGAATTATAAAAAAAAGAAAATAAAAGTTGGAATTTCAACAGGAGATATTAATGGAATAGGAATAGAAATATTTTTAAAAGTATGTCGTAAAAAAAAACTTTTGGATTTCTTCACCCCAGTTTTATTCGGATCTACAAAATTATGTTCTTATTATGGAAAAATTTTAAATATTGAAGTAAATAATATACGAGAAATAAAAAACTTAAAAGAAATTGTCGATTATAAAATCAATGTTTTAAATATATGGAAAGAAGATGTTAGATTTGACTTAATCAAAATAACCCCTGAATCAGGAAAATATCCTATTTCATCTTTAAAAAAAGCAACAAAAGCTTTAAAAGATGGAAGAATTGACGTGCTTGTTACAGCCCCTGTAAACAAAAAATGGATGAATTTTAAAGGATTTCATTTTTTAGGTCATACTGAATATTTACAAAGTGTTTTAGATGGAGAATCCTTAATGTTAATGATTCATGAATCATTAAAAATAGCATTAATGACCCATCATTTACCATTAAAAAATGTTAGTTCAAAAATAACCATAAAAAAAATTTTAAAATCCATAAAAATTTTACATAAATCTTTAAAAATTGATTTTTCTATAGAAAAACCTAAGATTGCCGTTTTAGGATGTAATCCTCATTCAGGAGAAAATGGTTTATTAGGTGACGAAGAAAAAACAAAAATTAAACCAGCTATTGATATTTTATTTCAAGATCAAGGATTATTAGTTTTTGGGCCTTATCCCCCAGATAGTTTTTTTGGAAATAATAGTTATAGAAATTTTGATGCTGTTTTAGCAATGTATCACGATCAAGGGTTAATCCCTTTTAAAACATTAACTTTTAATGAAGGAGTTAATTTTACGGCTGGTCTTTCTCATATACGTACTTCTCCAGATCATGGAGTAGCATATGATATTGCTAAAAAAGGAATTGCCAATGAAAATTCTTTTAAAGAAGCTATTTTTAGTGCTATAAAAATTTTTAAAAATAGAAAAGAATATATGAAAATAATCTCTTCTAAATCTAGATTTCTATAA
- a CDS encoding riboflavin synthase: MFTGIIECTTQVHRLNHQKNNLFITFKNPFLDQIKINQSISHNGICLSLIEIKNGTYSVIASEETLRCTNLNFLKVEDEVNLERGMKIHERLDGHIVQGHIDTIAKIIEINRKNGSWLFSFKSREKLENLVVERGSISVNGISLTITKCTNKIFSVSIIPYTYEKTNLHFMKVGDFVNLEYDILGKYIIKKFIFLE; this comes from the coding sequence ATGTTTACTGGTATAATAGAATGTACTACTCAAGTACATCGATTAAATCATCAAAAAAATAATCTTTTTATTACTTTTAAAAATCCATTTTTAGATCAGATTAAAATTAATCAAAGTATTTCCCATAACGGAATATGTTTGAGCCTCATAGAGATAAAGAATGGTACTTATTCAGTAATAGCATCGGAAGAAACTTTACGTTGTACTAATTTAAATTTTTTAAAGGTTGAAGATGAAGTTAATTTAGAACGTGGAATGAAAATTCATGAAAGATTGGATGGACACATAGTACAAGGACATATAGATACAATAGCTAAAATTATTGAAATAAATAGAAAAAATGGTAGCTGGTTATTTTCTTTCAAATCTAGAGAAAAATTAGAAAACTTAGTTGTAGAAAGAGGTTCTATTTCTGTTAATGGAATTAGTCTGACTATAACAAAATGTACTAATAAAATATTTAGTGTATCTATTATTCCTTATACTTATGAAAAAACAAATCTTCATTTTATGAAGGTTGGAGATTTTGTTAACCTAGAATATGATATACTTGGAAAGTATATTATAAAAAAATTCATTTTTTTGGAATAA
- the pckA gene encoding phosphoenolpyruvate carboxykinase (ATP): protein MSSLYLENYGILNSSNNWQLSPEELQNIIIQNKMGVETKSGVLSVNTGLFTGRSPEDRFIVKDNITNEKIWWDEKFNQSFDSKKFDRIYQKVVGYLSEKNLYVRDGYLCSDKRYQLNIRSISEYPWSDLFVHNLFFRISKIEKILPDWLLLCAPGFQANPRTDGTNRKNFTILNFKKKIVLIGGSGYTGEIKKSIFSVLNFILPIYKNVFPMHCSANIGKLKKDTALFFGLSGTGKTTISNDPDRKLIGDDEHGWTDDNIIFNFEGGCYAKILGISKEKEPMIYHAIKKGAMLENVILKKETKEVDFFNDSITQNMRVSYPIDFIKNIEKKLLSSNIRNIFFLTYDAFGVLPPIAKLNKAQSAYYFLLGYTSKVAGTELNIKEPQATFSSCFGAPFMPLNPVQYTKMLIKKLNNSEIKVWMVNTGLISLGESRGFRIKLKYTRKIVQCVLDGCLSSVDYEKYPIFNFYIPKYCPGISPNILNPKKTWKNKKIYQNQVENLVKKFIKNFDIYRKYTDKEILSGEPKIE, encoded by the coding sequence ATGAGTTCTCTTTATCTAGAAAATTATGGAATATTAAATTCTTCAAATAATTGGCAATTATCTCCTGAAGAATTACAAAATATAATTATTCAAAATAAAATGGGGGTAGAAACCAAATCAGGAGTTTTATCCGTAAATACAGGTTTATTTACGGGACGGTCTCCTGAAGACCGATTTATTGTGAAAGATAACATTACAAATGAAAAAATTTGGTGGGATGAAAAATTTAATCAATCTTTTGATTCTAAAAAATTTGATCGTATATATCAAAAAGTAGTCGGATACTTATCCGAAAAAAACTTATACGTAAGAGATGGATATCTTTGTTCTGATAAACGTTATCAACTTAATATTCGTTCTATTAGTGAATATCCATGGTCTGATCTATTTGTTCATAATCTTTTTTTTAGAATTTCTAAAATTGAAAAAATTTTACCAGATTGGTTATTACTATGTGCTCCTGGATTTCAGGCTAATCCAAGGACGGATGGAACAAATAGAAAAAATTTTACCATATTAAATTTTAAAAAAAAAATTGTATTAATTGGTGGATCAGGATACACAGGAGAAATAAAAAAATCTATTTTTTCTGTTCTCAATTTTATACTTCCTATATATAAAAATGTTTTTCCTATGCATTGTTCTGCAAATATTGGTAAATTAAAAAAAGACACAGCTCTTTTTTTTGGATTATCTGGAACTGGAAAAACTACTATTTCTAATGATCCTGATAGGAAATTAATAGGTGATGATGAGCATGGATGGACTGATGACAATATTATTTTTAATTTTGAAGGAGGTTGTTATGCAAAAATATTGGGTATTTCTAAAGAAAAAGAACCTATGATTTATCATGCTATCAAGAAAGGAGCAATGTTGGAAAATGTAATTTTAAAAAAAGAGACCAAAGAAGTGGATTTTTTTAATGATTCTATTACACAAAATATGCGAGTAAGTTATCCTATTGATTTCATCAAAAACATCGAAAAAAAATTACTTTCTTCCAATATTAGAAATATTTTTTTTCTAACCTATGATGCTTTTGGTGTATTACCTCCTATAGCAAAACTAAATAAAGCACAATCTGCTTATTATTTTTTATTGGGCTACACTTCTAAAGTAGCTGGAACAGAATTAAATATAAAGGAACCACAAGCTACTTTTTCTTCCTGTTTTGGTGCTCCATTTATGCCATTAAATCCTGTTCAATACACAAAAATGCTAATAAAAAAATTAAATAATTCGGAAATAAAAGTATGGATGGTAAATACAGGACTTATCTCTTTAGGGGAATCTAGGGGATTTCGTATAAAATTAAAATATACACGAAAAATTGTTCAATGTGTTTTAGATGGATGTTTATCTAGCGTAGATTACGAAAAATATCCTATATTCAATTTCTATATTCCAAAATACTGTCCAGGTATATCTCCAAATATTTTGAATCCAAAAAAAACATGGAAAAATAAGAAAATATATCAAAATCAAGTAGAAAATCTTGTAAAAAAATTTATAAAGAATTTTGATATATACAGAAAATACACGGATAAAGAAATTTTATCTGGAGAACCTAAAATAGAATAA
- a CDS encoding acyl carrier protein, producing the protein MSDIASRVKSLIVEKLSVEENDIFPKASFTNDLGADSLDIVELIMEFEKEFNISISDEKAEKITTVGEAIEAIQNILDDKKKEDNNSD; encoded by the coding sequence ATGTCTGATATTGCATCAAGAGTAAAGTCTCTTATTGTAGAAAAATTGAGTGTAGAAGAAAATGATATTTTTCCTAAGGCTAGTTTTACCAATGATTTAGGTGCAGATTCCTTAGATATAGTAGAACTTATTATGGAATTTGAAAAAGAATTTAATATTAGTATTTCTGATGAAAAAGCAGAAAAAATAACAACTGTAGGAGAAGCTATTGAGGCTATCCAAAATATTTTAGATGATAAAAAAAAAGAGGATAACAATTCTGATTAG
- the fabF gene encoding beta-ketoacyl-ACP synthase II — protein MKELNRVVVTGLGSITPIGNNLEEYWISLVSGKSGAEPITYFDTKKYKTKFACELKNYDPNIFFSKKEQRKLDPCAQYGILASSEAVKNSGINFIEENRERIGVIWSSGIGGLLNLEESISDYVDGGRCPKFSPFFIPKMLIDITAGFISMKYGLHGPNYATVSACASSSNAIVDAYHLICLGKADIMITGGSEAAITQSGVGGFNALHALSTRNEDYKTASRPFDKDRDGFVLGEGAGCLILEEYQHAKNRKANIYAEIGGVGMSGDAYHITAPHPEGKGIIIAMKSAIKDAGIAYREVDHINSHGTSTILGDLAEVKAIQKVFHESIYKIDINSTKSMTGHLLGAAGAIEAIATILPLSKKIIPPTINLFQIDKKIDSKINFTPKNAIKKEIRISICNTFGFGGHNVCILFKKIDVKR, from the coding sequence ATGAAAGAATTAAATAGAGTAGTAGTTACTGGTCTAGGATCTATTACGCCAATAGGAAATAATTTAGAAGAATATTGGATTTCCCTTGTTAGTGGAAAAAGTGGAGCAGAACCTATTACCTATTTTGATACTAAAAAATATAAAACTAAATTTGCTTGTGAATTAAAAAATTATGATCCCAATATTTTTTTTAGTAAAAAAGAACAACGAAAATTGGATCCTTGTGCACAATATGGAATTTTAGCTTCCTCTGAAGCCGTAAAAAATAGTGGAATCAATTTTATAGAAGAGAATAGGGAACGTATTGGAGTTATTTGGTCTTCTGGAATTGGAGGTCTTCTAAACTTAGAAGAGTCTATTTCTGATTATGTGGATGGAGGTAGATGTCCTAAATTCAGTCCTTTTTTTATTCCTAAAATGTTAATAGATATTACTGCTGGATTTATTTCTATGAAATATGGACTTCATGGTCCTAATTATGCTACTGTATCCGCTTGTGCCTCATCTTCTAATGCTATTGTAGATGCTTATCATTTAATATGTTTAGGAAAAGCGGATATTATGATAACTGGTGGGTCCGAGGCCGCTATTACACAAAGTGGAGTCGGTGGGTTTAATGCATTACATGCATTATCCACTAGAAATGAGGATTATAAAACGGCTTCACGTCCTTTTGATAAGGATAGAGATGGGTTTGTTTTGGGAGAAGGAGCGGGATGTCTAATCTTGGAAGAATACCAGCATGCTAAAAATAGAAAAGCTAATATATATGCTGAAATAGGAGGAGTAGGAATGTCTGGAGATGCTTATCATATAACCGCTCCTCATCCAGAAGGGAAAGGAATTATTATTGCTATGAAATCGGCTATAAAAGATGCTGGAATTGCATATAGAGAAGTTGATCATATTAATTCTCATGGAACTTCTACTATTTTAGGAGATCTTGCAGAAGTAAAAGCTATTCAAAAAGTTTTTCATGAAAGTATATATAAAATTGATATTAATTCTACTAAGTCTATGACAGGTCATTTATTAGGTGCAGCAGGAGCTATAGAAGCTATTGCGACTATACTTCCTTTAAGTAAAAAAATTATACCTCCAACTATTAATTTATTTCAAATAGATAAGAAAATAGATTCCAAAATTAATTTTACTCCAAAAAATGCAATAAAAAAAGAAATAAGAATTAGTATATGCAATACTTTTGGTTTTGGAGGACATAACGTTTGTATTTTATTTAAGAAAATAGATGTTAAAAGATGA
- a CDS encoding ribonuclease III family protein, with translation MLKDEDSILVSRLKKILGFCPKRISYLKEVFIHSFSPKKRNKNYYIDFQRLEFLGDSVLNSIISHFLYEKLPEKKEGELTQVRSKIVCRRNLNEIFKKLTLTEIFFKKKKPIISDNIFGNALESLIGFIYLEIGYQGCKNFVYKKILHFHVNIAKLQKEIFSYKVWIIEWSQKNKFLINFNTFKIEKNKNIITYLSEFTISEYGIQTEGRGPSKKKSEELAAKKAYFLIQKKCKKNI, from the coding sequence ATGTTAAAAGATGAAGATTCTATTTTAGTTAGTAGATTAAAGAAAATATTAGGATTTTGTCCCAAAAGAATAAGTTATTTAAAAGAAGTATTCATACATAGTTTTTCTCCAAAAAAAAGAAATAAAAATTATTATATAGATTTTCAAAGATTAGAATTTTTAGGAGATTCCGTATTAAATTCTATTATTTCTCATTTTTTGTATGAAAAACTTCCTGAAAAAAAAGAAGGAGAGTTAACTCAAGTACGATCTAAAATCGTATGTAGAAGAAATTTAAATGAAATTTTTAAAAAACTAACGCTAACAGAGATTTTCTTTAAAAAAAAGAAACCAATTATATCTGATAATATATTTGGAAATGCTCTTGAATCTTTAATAGGATTTATTTATTTAGAAATCGGATATCAGGGTTGTAAAAATTTTGTGTATAAAAAAATATTACATTTTCATGTAAATATTGCGAAATTGCAGAAGGAAATTTTTAGTTATAAAGTATGGATCATAGAATGGTCTCAAAAAAATAAATTTTTGATAAATTTTAATACTTTTAAAATAGAAAAAAATAAAAATATAATTACTTATTTATCTGAATTTACCATATCTGAATATGGAATTCAAACAGAGGGTAGAGGTCCTTCAAAAAAAAAATCAGAGGAACTTGCAGCAAAAAAAGCTTATTTTCTTATTCAAAAGAAGTGTAAAAAAAATATTTGA